The Chanos chanos chromosome 6, fChaCha1.1, whole genome shotgun sequence genome includes a region encoding these proteins:
- the LOC115815366 gene encoding acidic mammalian chitinase-like gives MAKLTLLACLGALLTVQMVVSTKLVCYMTNWSQYRPGAGRFTPENVDPFLCTHVIYALATIKDNKLTTMQWNDETMYMRLNNLKNINPLLKTLLSVGGTYNGVSPFIDMVSTEENRKIFIQSALLSLRTYGFDGLDLAWEFPGQNGSSADDKQKFTALVNELREAIEQEARDNQKTPLLFSAKVSSLRTIIDNAYEVPEIARQLDFMNLMTYDYHGSWDDATGENSPLFKGSFDKGTNTYRNIDASVRYWIEKGAPAEKLLLGFSTYGRTFRLTTPVTGLYAPSKGPAPAGPYTRDAGYWSYYEICCFTSSATMAWSEEQMVPYAFKGQSWVGYDNKSSYGVKASWLRSRNLGGASVWTLDLDDFSGSFCSDGLYPLIRHLSHSLGFPGKPTSPEAPHTTPNHIASFCSRRSNGLYPNSMDRATFYHCSNGYTYIQRCQPGLVYDTSCKCCNWPEVPSTKPEVLDKRPAPITPLNHIASFCSRRSNGTYPNPMDRATFYHCSNGYTYIQHCQPGLVYDNSCKCCNWPEVSHTTPEVLDERPAPITPPKHIASFCSRRSNGTYPNPMDRATFYQCSNGYTYIQRCQLGLVYDNSCKCCNYP, from the exons ATGGCAAAACTTACACTACTGGCAT GTTTGGGAGCTTTACTTACGGTTCAGATGG TGGTCTCCACCAAGCTGGTGTGTTACATGACAAACTGGTCGCAGTACAGGCCAGGGGCTGGAAGGTTCACCCCTGAGAATGTGGACCCATTCCTCTGCACACATGTCATCTATGCTCTTGCTACTATCAAAGACAACAAGCTCACAACCATGCAATGGAATGATGAGACCATGTACATGAGACTGAATAACTTAAAAAATAT CAATCCCCTGCTGAAGACATTGCTGTCAGTTGGAGGCACGTATAATGGTGTGAGTCC ATTTATTGACATGGTCTCTACAGAAGAAAATCGCAAGATATTCATTCAGTCAGCTCTCCTCTCTTTGCGTACATATGGCTTCGATGGATTGGATCTGGCTTGGGAGTTCCCTGGACAGAATGGCAGCTCAGCAGATGACAAGCAGAAGTTCACTGCACTGGTCAAT GAACTGAGAGAAGCCATTGAGCAGGAGGCCAGAGACAACCAGAAAactccactgcttttttctgcCAAAGTGAGCTCTCTAAGGACCATAATTGACAATGCCTATGAAGTTCCTGAAATTGCAAG ACAGTTGGACTTCATGAACCTCATGACTTATGACTACCATGGCTCCTGGGATGATGCAACAGGAGAGAACAGCCCACTCTTCAAGGGCTCATTTGATAAGGGAACAAACACCTACCGCAACATT GATGCCTCAGTGAGATATTGGATTGAGAAGGGAGCTCCAGCAGAAAAACTTCTCCTGGGTTTCTCCACATATGGGCGAACATTCCGCCTTACAACCCCAGTGACAGGTCTTTATGCTCCATCCAAGGGCCCAGCTCCTGCTGGACCTTACACCCGTGATGCTGGCTACTGGTCCTACTATGAG ATCTGTTGCTTCACATCAAGTGCAACCATGGCATGGAGTGAGGAGCAAATGGTTCCATATGCCTTCAAGGGACAGTCCTGGGTGGGCTATGACAACAAGAGCAGCTATGGTGTTAAG GCTTCATGGCTCAGATCAAGAAACTTGGGAGGAGCATCAGTCTGGACCCTGGATTTGGATGATTTTAGCGGGTCTTTCTGTTCTGATGGGCTCTACCCACTTATTAGACACTTGAGTCATTCACTGG GATTCCCTGGCAAGCCAACATCTCCAGAAgctccacacacaacaccaaaccacattgcttcattctgctctcGTAGAAGTAACGGACTGTACCCTAACTCCATGGACAGGGCTACTTTTTATCACTGTTCCAATGGTTATACCTACATTCAACGCTGTCAACCTGGTCTGGTCTATGACACCTCATGTAAGTGCTGCAACTGGCCAGAAGTTCCAAGCACAAAACCAGAAGTTCTAGACAAAAGACCAGCTCCTATCACGCCACTAAACCACAttgcttcattctgctctcGTAGAAGTAATGGAACGTACCCTAATCCCATGGACAGGGCTACTTTCTACCATTGTTCCAATGGTTACACCTACATTCAACATTGTCAGCCTGGTCTGGTCTATGACAATTCATGTAAGTGCTGCAACTGGCCAGAagtttcacacacaacaccagaaGTTCTAGACGAAAGACCAGCTCCTATCACGCCACCAAAGCACAttgcttcattctgctctcGTAGAAGTAATGGAACGTACCCTAACCCCATGGACAGGGCTACTTTCTACCAGTGTTCCAATGGTTACACTTACATTCAACGCTGTCAACTTGGTCTGGTCTATGACAATTCTTGTAAGTGCTGCAACTACCCATAG